From a region of the Teredinibacter turnerae genome:
- the ansA gene encoding asparaginase, whose translation MTQKRIYVAYTGGTIGMLKTAGGYSPAPGVLTHYLQHHPDFTRDEMPAFEINEYTHLIDSSSMQPANWQQIAEDIQHRYDDYDGFVILHGTDTMAYTASALAFMFENLSKPVIITGSQIPLLTPRSDGQINMLTALYLAAQHPIPEVTLLFNNHLFRGNRATKAHSDGFDAFDSPNFPAIVEAGIEYRQLVSHRAAGEGVLQVSPITDQPIAIVRFFPGMDVGLLDYFITQPVKAIILQTYGVGNAPHIPQLLERLKKADEADIVVVNVSQCFKGKVNMGGYATGGTLAACGVISGNNMTLEAVVTKLQYLFSQQHSASQVRQLMQQDLRGELGPVKSVG comes from the coding sequence ATGACCCAAAAACGTATTTATGTCGCCTATACCGGCGGTACGATCGGAATGCTGAAAACGGCCGGGGGCTATAGTCCTGCGCCGGGCGTGCTCACGCATTATTTGCAGCACCACCCAGATTTTACCCGCGACGAAATGCCCGCGTTTGAAATAAACGAATACACCCATTTGATTGATTCTTCCAGTATGCAGCCAGCCAACTGGCAGCAGATTGCTGAGGATATTCAGCATCGCTACGACGACTACGATGGCTTTGTTATTCTGCACGGTACAGACACCATGGCGTACACCGCATCTGCGCTGGCCTTCATGTTCGAAAATCTCTCGAAACCGGTGATTATTACTGGCTCGCAGATCCCGTTGCTAACCCCACGGTCAGACGGTCAAATTAATATGTTAACCGCATTGTACCTGGCCGCTCAGCACCCCATCCCAGAAGTGACTCTGTTATTTAACAACCATTTATTTCGCGGAAACCGAGCGACTAAAGCCCACTCCGACGGCTTTGATGCATTCGATTCGCCAAATTTTCCCGCCATTGTGGAAGCCGGCATCGAATACCGCCAATTAGTATCCCATCGGGCCGCAGGGGAGGGGGTTCTACAGGTCTCACCAATCACAGATCAACCCATAGCTATTGTGCGTTTTTTTCCGGGAATGGATGTCGGCCTTTTGGATTATTTTATTACCCAACCGGTAAAGGCGATTATTCTACAGACCTACGGTGTGGGTAACGCCCCGCATATTCCACAATTGCTAGAACGCCTAAAAAAGGCCGATGAGGCCGACATAGTGGTCGTCAATGTCAGTCAATGTTTTAAGGGGAAGGTTAATATGGGTGGTTATGCGACAGGCGGCACATTGGCAGCATGCGGTGTTATCAGTGGCAACAATATGACACTCGAGGCCGTGGTTACCAAGCTGCAATACTTATTCAGCCAGCAGCATAGTGCCAGTCAGGTGCGGCAACTGATGCAGCAGGATTTACGAGGAGAGTTGGGTCCTGTCAAAAGCGTCGGCTAA
- a CDS encoding lysozyme inhibitor LprI family protein — protein MTKIIVLLIASLSNVTLAASFECSKANRELDKTICLNKDLNQLDEDMASYYFKLKETLDSNEAEQLLRQQRTWLKQRSVECGAKNSRCLVALYKARIFALRKLYENLVPYTYSKNYELQGIKGACGFDAEVITKNTQLYAGGAKGGKEIYPNIDQSGRRTTQFEVIVNSPDKPVALILGAYEPSIWNFAWTQGTKISAVVVTGYYRQAVAGLPKDTPLLISTHDNGGPCGFTYVADKNLTRITEISRNAFKREVTSVLHASLGSLVFGDQIDMGDKLFTSKDTPPEIFFDKSLPGKAGLDDLVRRGLIRKLTHQDTERWIRLKTDLSKIGSGRPSRSPEIPSLMFEPEYIYNGYVILEKITIPAKLYGADAATFFLQKGVPYPKGELGHSTLYDFNTMSCTGVNCAESRRRMRGTVGNVTSRSSIRP, from the coding sequence ATGACTAAAATTATAGTACTCTTAATAGCTTCTCTATCAAATGTAACTCTTGCAGCGAGCTTTGAGTGTAGCAAGGCGAATCGAGAATTAGACAAAACCATTTGTTTGAACAAAGATCTTAACCAGCTTGATGAAGATATGGCTTCGTATTACTTCAAGCTTAAAGAAACACTCGATAGCAACGAGGCTGAACAGCTCTTAAGACAACAACGGACATGGCTCAAACAACGTTCCGTCGAATGTGGAGCTAAAAATTCACGCTGCCTCGTTGCGTTGTATAAAGCCAGAATTTTCGCACTTAGAAAATTATACGAAAACCTCGTTCCTTACACCTATTCAAAGAACTATGAGCTCCAAGGGATTAAAGGCGCCTGCGGTTTCGATGCAGAAGTGATTACAAAGAATACACAGTTATATGCAGGTGGTGCTAAGGGCGGCAAAGAAATCTATCCGAACATAGACCAAAGCGGGCGTCGGACGACTCAATTTGAAGTGATCGTTAATTCTCCAGATAAGCCAGTCGCTTTGATTTTAGGTGCCTATGAACCATCAATTTGGAATTTTGCGTGGACGCAAGGAACAAAAATATCGGCGGTTGTTGTAACAGGTTATTACCGACAAGCTGTAGCGGGTTTGCCGAAGGATACCCCCCTACTAATAAGTACGCATGATAATGGTGGTCCATGTGGGTTTACCTATGTTGCGGATAAAAACTTGACAAGAATTACTGAGATATCCAGAAATGCGTTTAAAAGGGAAGTAACCTCGGTACTCCATGCCAGTCTAGGCAGCTTGGTTTTTGGAGACCAAATTGATATGGGTGATAAATTGTTTACCTCCAAGGATACCCCCCCAGAAATATTTTTTGATAAATCTTTACCGGGCAAAGCTGGTTTAGATGATTTAGTCAGAAGGGGGCTAATTCGAAAGCTAACACATCAAGACACGGAAAGATGGATTCGACTAAAAACCGATTTGAGCAAGATTGGGAGTGGTAGACCATCGAGATCGCCAGAAATACCCTCATTAATGTTTGAACCCGAATATATCTACAATGGGTACGTAATATTAGAAAAAATCACAATTCCAGCGAAGTTATATGGTGCTGATGCAGCTACATTCTTTTTGCAGAAGGGTGTGCCTTATCCTAAAGGTGAGTTAGGCCATTCCACTTTATACGATTTTAACACGATGTCCTGTACTGGTGTTAATTGTGCGGAATCACGTAGGCGTATGAGGGGAACCGTGGGAAATGTCACATCCCGCTCCTCAATCCGACCATGA
- a CDS encoding VOC family protein: protein MFRDSNIGAICYYVNDTNQTEAFYRDVLGLDVNRMEDEGSD from the coding sequence ATGTTTAGAGATAGCAATATAGGTGCCATTTGTTACTATGTGAACGATACAAACCAAACGGAGGCCTTCTATCGAGACGTCTTAGGGCTCGACGTAAATCGGATGGAGGATGAGGGAAGCGACTGA
- a CDS encoding VOC family protein, translating into MFELPDGGIDDAVTALAEKGVTIVTPVSHAPGGWSAKFADPDNHQISMYQPCVVPRKID; encoded by the coding sequence GTGTTTGAACTACCGGATGGCGGGATCGACGACGCGGTCACCGCGCTTGCCGAAAAAGGGGTGACCATTGTCACGCCTGTTAGCCATGCACCTGGAGGCTGGTCAGCGAAGTTTGCAGACCCGGATAACCACCAAATATCAATGTATCAACCCTGCGTTGTACCAAGAAAAATAGACTAA
- a CDS encoding CPBP family intramembrane glutamic endopeptidase, with the protein MLSVGLATLATCLVRRISIDSLGWYWGEWKAQWQSYFTPFAIVLAAYLIIWLTGLAGFYNSEYLSELKEDYNLPAWNELNILLFHVIFVATISFFVSLPSILGEEIGWRGLVTNELSKITSFGAVALISGFAWSIFHWPLIIRGLYGNGITSLIYQLFIFSLFIVSTSVIMTYYRLKTGSVWTGVIYHASSNIFIQKVFTPLTVETSRSAWFMDEFGAIPAVVAFCVALVFWRKGKAELSTSAV; encoded by the coding sequence ATGCTATCTGTTGGCTTAGCGACTTTGGCCACATGCCTGGTGAGGCGCATCAGTATAGACAGCCTTGGCTGGTATTGGGGAGAGTGGAAAGCCCAGTGGCAAAGCTACTTCACGCCCTTCGCGATCGTCCTGGCAGCCTATCTAATAATCTGGCTCACTGGTCTCGCCGGGTTCTACAATAGTGAATACCTCTCCGAACTGAAGGAAGACTACAATCTGCCAGCTTGGAATGAACTCAATATTTTGTTGTTTCACGTTATATTCGTGGCGACGATCAGCTTTTTTGTATCACTCCCTTCCATTCTCGGGGAAGAAATAGGGTGGCGGGGCTTAGTTACCAATGAACTCTCAAAAATTACCTCCTTTGGTGCTGTGGCACTTATCAGCGGATTCGCCTGGTCAATTTTTCATTGGCCGCTAATTATTAGAGGATTGTACGGCAACGGCATAACCTCGCTGATCTATCAGCTGTTTATCTTTAGCCTGTTTATCGTATCAACCAGCGTAATAATGACTTACTATCGGCTAAAAACAGGGAGTGTGTGGACCGGTGTTATTTACCACGCAAGTTCAAATATCTTTATACAAAAAGTGTTTACGCCCCTGACGGTGGAAACCAGCCGATCCGCCTGGTTTATGGATGAATTCGGAGCAATACCTGCTGTTGTCGCTTTTTGTGTAGCCCTCGTATTCTGGCGCAAAGGCAAGGCAGAACTAAGCACGTCAGCTGTATAA
- a CDS encoding VOC family protein, with the protein MENLNEAKMNLTCHIDFDGRCEEAFHFYAEYLDAKIGLIVKIADSPLASTTPENWQGKILHGNIHLQGINIAGADVQPDSYVKPQGFSLLLGLQSEAQVKSVFNQLSCGGKVILPPQNTFWSPCYAIVIDRFNVPWKLNCAT; encoded by the coding sequence ATGGAAAATTTAAATGAAGCAAAGATGAACCTCACTTGTCATATTGATTTTGATGGCCGTTGTGAAGAAGCCTTTCATTTCTATGCTGAATATCTGGACGCCAAAATCGGATTGATTGTAAAAATCGCAGATTCACCACTTGCAAGCACTACCCCAGAAAACTGGCAAGGCAAAATTCTGCATGGCAATATTCACCTTCAGGGAATCAACATCGCTGGCGCGGATGTACAACCAGATAGCTACGTTAAACCTCAGGGATTTAGTCTACTGCTTGGTTTGCAGAGCGAAGCGCAAGTAAAGTCCGTGTTTAATCAGTTATCATGTGGCGGAAAGGTAATTTTGCCACCGCAAAATACATTTTGGTCGCCTTGTTACGCTATAGTTATCGACCGCTTTAATGTACCTTGGAAACTTAACTGCGCAACCTGA
- a CDS encoding GNAT family N-acetyltransferase: MDYIISADVYIQQLSFEHTQALFRLTEANRAYLREWLPWLDTIRSSEDTRSYIRSTITESSSGGAPNFAVFYKSRLCGVAGFHPIDRHNRTSAIGYWLAEKYTGQGIMTSVVKTLLDIGFQQYALNKLEIHCAENNARSRAIAERLGFTYEATLRECEWLYSSYVNHAIYSKLASEYSTQ, translated from the coding sequence ATGGACTACATCATTTCAGCCGACGTGTACATCCAGCAACTAAGTTTTGAACATACACAGGCGCTGTTTCGGCTTACAGAAGCTAATCGCGCCTACTTGCGCGAATGGCTACCCTGGTTGGATACGATTCGATCCAGTGAGGATACGAGAAGTTACATTCGATCGACTATAACCGAGTCCAGTTCTGGCGGCGCTCCCAATTTCGCCGTTTTTTACAAGAGTCGGCTCTGTGGTGTTGCTGGTTTTCATCCCATCGACAGGCACAACCGAACGAGCGCTATCGGCTATTGGCTCGCCGAAAAATATACCGGGCAAGGAATTATGACATCTGTTGTAAAAACGCTGCTCGACATCGGCTTTCAGCAGTACGCTTTAAATAAACTGGAAATACACTGTGCAGAAAACAACGCGCGAAGTCGTGCGATAGCGGAACGCCTTGGCTTTACCTATGAAGCGACTCTACGCGAGTGCGAATGGCTGTATTCCAGTTACGTAAACCACGCCATTTATTCTAAGTTGGCAAGCGAATACAGCACTCAATAG
- a CDS encoding choline/ethanolamine kinase family protein — protein MATTSRVCRCVVNTHLVRALATWREWPVALSDVPSIVCELTTGRTNRNYVLQCGREQYRLRLNATNADALGINREYERTILDALKPLACTPPILYFNRQSGFALLPYLEGRVWTAADMRDGRQVERLLELLARIQSQQVRVPVRDYYQYLENYLQQLKRAGYPLTLAEGAALEKFRSEWQRALPSWEPTLSHHDLIPDNILETDAGLVILDWEYAALGHPQIDQRSVELVAAGWSASDQRLCDGDLVDQLIFWLTVLWEKVNQLSS, from the coding sequence GTGGCAACAACAAGCCGAGTGTGTCGCTGCGTCGTGAACACCCATTTGGTGCGTGCACTGGCTACGTGGCGTGAATGGCCTGTTGCCCTTTCTGATGTCCCCTCGATTGTTTGTGAACTCACCACTGGTCGCACCAATCGCAACTATGTGCTGCAATGTGGTCGCGAGCAATACCGGTTGCGCTTAAATGCAACTAACGCCGACGCGTTGGGTATTAATCGCGAATACGAACGCACGATTTTAGACGCATTAAAGCCCTTGGCTTGCACGCCACCGATTCTGTATTTCAATCGGCAGTCTGGTTTTGCTCTGCTCCCTTATTTGGAAGGCCGGGTGTGGACCGCCGCCGACATGCGCGATGGTCGTCAGGTAGAGCGATTATTAGAGCTGCTCGCGCGCATTCAGTCCCAACAGGTACGCGTACCTGTTCGCGATTATTATCAGTATCTGGAGAATTACCTGCAACAGTTAAAGCGGGCAGGGTATCCGCTTACACTTGCTGAAGGTGCGGCACTCGAAAAGTTTCGTAGCGAATGGCAACGGGCGTTGCCTTCGTGGGAACCGACGCTGAGTCATCACGATCTAATACCGGATAATATACTGGAAACCGATGCTGGTTTAGTAATTTTGGATTGGGAATACGCAGCGCTGGGGCACCCGCAAATCGACCAGCGTAGCGTTGAACTCGTTGCTGCCGGCTGGTCCGCAAGCGACCAGCGCTTGTGCGACGGTGATCTGGTTGATCAGTTAATATTCTGGCTTACGGTGCTTTGGGAGAAAGTGAACCAGCTTTCTAGTTAG
- the pnuC gene encoding nicotinamide riboside transporter PnuC → MVEFFQQGLHAFLQQSAAELAAVALGLAYLILAMRQSIWCWPCAFLSTALFAWVFFDVSLVMESVLNVYYMAMAAYGFWCWQRRGDVPVLPITTWPLRTHTLAIGGIALLTLVSGYLLTSHTQAAWPYLDSFTTWGSVITTFMVARKIFENWLYWLVIDSVALFLYWDRELYGAALLMVVYLVLIVVGAITWYRQWQQQAECVAAS, encoded by the coding sequence GTGGTTGAGTTTTTCCAACAGGGGCTTCACGCTTTTTTGCAACAGTCGGCAGCTGAACTCGCAGCCGTCGCACTGGGTTTGGCCTACCTGATATTGGCGATGCGCCAGAGTATCTGGTGTTGGCCGTGCGCGTTTTTAAGCACGGCGCTATTTGCCTGGGTGTTTTTCGATGTATCCCTGGTAATGGAGTCTGTATTAAACGTGTATTACATGGCGATGGCGGCCTATGGTTTCTGGTGTTGGCAACGGCGAGGGGATGTACCGGTACTGCCTATTACGACCTGGCCTTTACGCACCCACACGCTTGCCATTGGCGGCATTGCACTGCTCACACTGGTAAGTGGATACTTGCTGACGTCGCACACCCAGGCTGCCTGGCCCTACCTGGACTCTTTTACGACTTGGGGTAGTGTTATTACTACTTTTATGGTTGCGCGCAAAATATTTGAAAACTGGCTGTATTGGCTGGTAATTGATTCCGTTGCCTTATTTTTATATTGGGACCGCGAGCTGTATGGCGCTGCTCTGCTTATGGTGGTCTATCTCGTGCTCATTGTGGTGGGCGCGATTACCTGGTATCGCCAGTGGCAACAACAAGCCGAGTGTGTCGCTGCGTCGTGA
- a CDS encoding histidine kinase has translation MKLSVELTYYPLQQTDHIAAIKQVIDKLNSYSDIKVETFPTATVVMGDYPVVMAMLNEVIAWGYNQFGRSVFVAKFLPSYEAL, from the coding sequence ATGAAACTCAGCGTTGAGTTAACCTACTACCCCTTGCAGCAAACTGATCATATTGCCGCAATTAAACAGGTGATCGATAAACTGAATAGCTACAGCGACATTAAAGTTGAAACCTTTCCGACGGCAACAGTGGTGATGGGCGATTATCCCGTTGTAATGGCAATGCTTAACGAGGTTATTGCCTGGGGTTACAATCAGTTTGGCCGCAGTGTCTTCGTTGCTAAATTTCTGCCTTCCTACGAGGCTCTATAG
- a CDS encoding TonB-dependent receptor, whose product MNRLYFPLCLSLFSGAVYAAPPALEEVLVTGELRQVNQLTLANSVSVISADAIAQRNAKNLEDILNVAPNVNFSTGASRGRFIQIRGIGERSQFESPMNPSVGVIVDGIDFTGLATGVATLDTAQVEIFRGPQGTLYGANALAGMINVTGNGAADATEGRINVGAGNYGSYDVSAMVNAPLAENVGWRLAAQRNVSDGYIENAYLGRDDTNNIDELNLRNLLRFDISSTLSLSLTSYYIDIDNGYDAFSLDNNRKTLSDEPGHDRQETHAHALKADYTGLSFADVTGLLSYANSQTEYGYDEDWSYRDICSIDSDCAYYQYSTTDNYLRDNNNLTIDLRLLSKPQEQGVRWAMGLYHRDQTVDLLRTYVNNDPDGDPYLPVATPEISSYSSDYQTENTAVYGQLDIPVGDRLTLITGARLERFTADFSDSQKEQFAPEDNLWGGKIAIEYQAANNHFVYALVSRGYKVLGFSPDPDLNAADKTFDTETMRNYELGWKAHWNNTLQLSTAVFYQERSDIQIKQSRSYQIDNTTQFVDLIDNAPGGENYGLETELRWYATDALSIVGTLALLETGYDTYLNCSHVDSDLASDSCYDMSQRPQAHAPKTQYFVAANYRLPASLMFRLEVEGKDSFYFSESHNEQSDAYTLLNARAEYALGATTLALWIKNITDETVETRGFYFSHDYGNDPRNGYAPEPYTQKGAPRTMGASISYEF is encoded by the coding sequence ATGAATCGTTTGTATTTTCCCCTGTGTTTGTCCCTGTTTTCCGGTGCGGTTTATGCCGCGCCCCCCGCATTGGAAGAAGTCCTGGTCACCGGTGAACTGCGCCAAGTCAATCAGCTCACCCTGGCCAACAGTGTCAGTGTTATCAGCGCGGATGCTATCGCGCAGCGCAATGCAAAAAATCTCGAAGATATATTGAATGTCGCTCCAAACGTAAACTTCTCGACCGGCGCATCGCGTGGCCGGTTTATCCAGATTCGCGGTATAGGTGAACGCAGTCAGTTTGAATCGCCGATGAACCCTTCTGTGGGCGTAATCGTCGATGGAATCGACTTCACTGGACTGGCAACTGGCGTGGCCACGTTGGATACCGCACAAGTCGAAATTTTCCGTGGCCCCCAGGGCACGCTCTACGGAGCCAATGCGTTAGCGGGTATGATCAATGTCACCGGTAACGGCGCAGCGGATGCAACCGAGGGGAGGATAAACGTCGGTGCCGGCAATTACGGCAGCTATGATGTCAGCGCCATGGTCAACGCGCCTCTGGCAGAAAATGTCGGATGGCGATTGGCGGCGCAACGCAATGTGAGTGACGGCTACATCGAGAATGCATACCTCGGTCGCGACGATACCAATAATATCGACGAGTTAAACCTGCGCAACCTTTTGCGTTTTGATATTTCGAGCACGTTGAGTCTTAGCTTGACCAGCTATTACATCGATATCGATAACGGTTACGACGCCTTTAGTCTGGATAACAACCGCAAAACCCTATCCGACGAACCCGGCCACGACCGTCAGGAAACGCATGCTCATGCGTTAAAAGCTGACTACACGGGTCTCAGCTTTGCCGATGTTACCGGATTATTGAGCTATGCAAACAGCCAAACTGAATACGGCTATGATGAAGATTGGTCCTACCGGGATATCTGCTCGATAGATTCAGACTGCGCTTACTATCAATATTCCACGACCGATAATTATTTGCGTGATAACAATAATCTCACCATAGACCTGCGCCTGCTGTCCAAGCCGCAAGAGCAAGGGGTACGCTGGGCGATGGGGCTGTATCATCGTGATCAAACGGTGGATTTACTGCGGACCTACGTTAATAACGACCCCGATGGCGATCCCTATCTGCCTGTTGCGACCCCTGAGATCTCCTCCTACTCCAGCGATTACCAAACCGAAAATACTGCAGTTTACGGGCAGTTGGATATTCCCGTGGGCGATCGGCTGACCCTTATAACCGGTGCGCGTTTAGAACGCTTTACCGCTGATTTTAGCGATAGTCAGAAAGAGCAGTTTGCACCGGAGGACAATTTGTGGGGTGGCAAAATTGCTATTGAGTATCAAGCAGCGAATAACCATTTTGTCTATGCGTTGGTATCACGCGGTTACAAAGTGCTGGGGTTTAGTCCAGATCCTGACTTAAACGCTGCCGATAAAACATTCGACACCGAAACCATGCGCAACTATGAACTGGGTTGGAAAGCGCATTGGAACAACACGCTGCAGCTTAGCACGGCCGTGTTTTATCAAGAACGCAGTGATATTCAAATAAAACAGTCGCGTTCCTATCAAATCGACAACACCACCCAGTTTGTCGATCTAATTGATAATGCCCCCGGTGGCGAAAACTATGGTCTGGAAACCGAATTGCGCTGGTACGCTACCGATGCGTTGTCAATTGTCGGTACCCTCGCATTGCTCGAAACCGGTTATGACACCTATTTAAACTGCAGCCATGTGGATTCTGATCTGGCCAGTGACAGCTGCTACGATATGAGCCAACGACCGCAAGCCCACGCGCCAAAAACCCAATATTTCGTAGCCGCGAACTACCGGTTGCCAGCGAGTTTGATGTTCCGTTTGGAGGTTGAAGGGAAAGACAGCTTTTATTTTTCCGAAAGCCATAACGAACAAAGCGATGCCTACACATTGCTAAACGCCCGTGCTGAATATGCGCTTGGTGCCACGACCCTGGCGCTATGGATTAAAAATATTACCGACGAAACTGTTGAAACTCGTGGGTTTTACTTCAGCCATGACTACGGTAACGATCCGCGCAATGGCTACGCGCCCGAACCCTATACCCAGAAAGGCGCGCCGCGTACTATGGGTGCCAGTATCAGCTACGAATTTTAA